From one Flavobacteriales bacterium genomic stretch:
- a CDS encoding beta-ketoacyl synthase chain length factor: MSTVRSISRLGPCRGDPPAVPASAARRLSGIQHRACQLALAALHRAGIERPDAIVASTALGCLADTELFLAELHDAGDALLSPLPFMRSTHNTMAGQLALMLGCDGPNITHAQGFEGFHAALVETMLLLQEHPEWNVLVLAIDERTDVLERVAQAIGSGARVGEGGEAFLITGAALSGLARMEWADGREGAILLPDTARALHGSVLAVQLGDALIDGIRTPIRLSNGRDRATELLFSIC, from the coding sequence ATGAGCACCGTGCGCAGCATATCTCGGTTGGGCCCCTGCAGGGGCGATCCCCCAGCGGTTCCTGCATCGGCAGCAAGGAGGCTATCGGGAATCCAGCACCGGGCCTGCCAACTCGCCCTCGCCGCGCTGCACCGTGCCGGCATCGAACGGCCCGACGCCATTGTGGCCAGCACGGCGCTCGGCTGCCTCGCGGACACCGAGCTGTTCCTCGCCGAGCTGCACGATGCGGGCGATGCACTGCTCTCCCCGCTGCCCTTCATGCGATCCACCCACAACACCATGGCGGGCCAGCTTGCGCTGATGCTGGGGTGCGATGGCCCGAATATCACGCACGCGCAAGGCTTCGAAGGTTTCCATGCCGCGCTGGTGGAGACGATGCTGCTGTTACAGGAGCACCCGGAATGGAATGTGCTGGTTCTGGCGATTGATGAGCGTACCGATGTCCTTGAGCGCGTGGCGCAGGCCATTGGGTCCGGCGCCCGGGTCGGCGAAGGGGGAGAAGCCTTCTTGATCACTGGTGCGGCGCTGTCGGGACTGGCGCGCATGGAATGGGCGGACGGGCGCGAAGGCGCGATCCTGCTGCCGGATACCGCAAGGGCCCTGCATGGCTCCGTGCTTGCCGTCCAATTGGGCGATGCCCTGATCGACGGCATTCGCACGCCGATCCGTTTGAGCAATGGCCGCGATCGAGCAACCGAGCTGTTATTCTCGATATGCTGA
- a CDS encoding DUF2062 domain-containing protein — MPTRIAVVMATYNNAGTLAGVIEGVKRAASSPVIVVDDGSTDGTDAILQRMEGIVPLRVMPNKGKGNALRTGFAQARALGCTHAITIDSDGQHDPADIPAIAAAIAAQPGAMVMGVRNMEQASVPGRSSFGNRFSNFWFKVETGLTLRDTQTGFRGWPLVPLEGLRWLTDRFGFEVEAIVKLAWRGVPFAQVPVKVRYDFPERVSHFKPFLDFSRISVLNAWLVTCALAWYWPKRLILGGGLWRAIKAEAVHPEESSMRKACAIGFGLFMGIVPVWGLQLLIGIPLAYLFRLNRVLFVAAANISIPPMIPLILYASYRMGAVFMGDQAFVPDHPTGLRLADVQAHLAQYAAGAVLLAMMAGAAGALIAFAVLRSLRNR, encoded by the coding sequence ATGCCGACGAGGATCGCCGTGGTGATGGCCACCTACAACAACGCGGGCACGCTGGCGGGGGTGATCGAGGGCGTGAAGCGGGCGGCAAGCAGTCCGGTCATCGTGGTGGACGATGGCAGCACCGATGGCACTGATGCGATCCTGCAACGCATGGAAGGCATCGTGCCCTTGCGGGTGATGCCGAACAAGGGGAAGGGGAACGCGCTGCGCACGGGATTCGCGCAAGCACGGGCGTTAGGCTGCACGCATGCCATCACCATCGATTCCGATGGCCAGCACGACCCGGCCGACATCCCGGCCATAGCAGCGGCGATCGCAGCGCAGCCTGGTGCCATGGTCATGGGCGTGCGCAACATGGAGCAGGCGAGTGTTCCGGGGCGCAGCTCCTTCGGCAATCGGTTCAGCAATTTCTGGTTCAAGGTTGAGACCGGCCTCACGCTGCGCGATACGCAGACCGGTTTCCGGGGCTGGCCTCTTGTGCCGCTGGAAGGCCTGCGGTGGCTCACCGATCGCTTCGGCTTCGAGGTGGAGGCCATCGTGAAGCTCGCCTGGCGCGGAGTGCCCTTTGCGCAGGTCCCGGTGAAGGTGCGCTACGATTTCCCGGAGCGCGTGTCGCACTTCAAGCCCTTCCTCGACTTCTCGCGCATCAGCGTGCTGAATGCCTGGCTGGTGACCTGCGCGCTCGCTTGGTACTGGCCGAAGCGCTTGATCCTGGGCGGTGGCCTGTGGCGCGCGATCAAGGCGGAAGCTGTGCACCCGGAGGAGAGTTCCATGCGCAAGGCTTGCGCCATCGGATTCGGGCTATTCATGGGAATCGTTCCGGTATGGGGACTCCAGTTGCTCATCGGGATCCCGCTGGCCTACCTCTTCCGCTTGAACCGCGTGCTTTTCGTAGCTGCGGCGAACATCAGTATCCCACCGATGATCCCGCTGATCCTTTACGCGAGCTACCGGATGGGCGCGGTGTTCATGGGTGACCAGGCCTTCGTGCCAGACCATCCGACTGGCCTCCGGTTGGCCGATGTGCAGGCGCATTTGGCGCAGTACGCGGCCGGTGCGGTTCTATTGGCCATGATGGCCGGCGCAGCGGGCGCGCTCATAGCCTTCGCCGTGCTGCGCAGCCTTCGGAACAGGTAG
- a CDS encoding polysaccharide deacetylase family protein: MLTHAVTRWPFALLHVIAFGGLLLGWWGAWPLVITLALHLALLAWGSATPGAGFFIVHARSLPDREIALTYDDGPVPERTPALLDLLKREQVQATFFCIGERVERAPDLAKRIVDEGHAIGVHTQRHAWWWGFMRPRAARREIELCADAIAAATGMRPALMRPPFGVTSPATARAIRDSGMIPVAWDLRTFDTAVTSRESLIERSIPRLKGASIVLMHDHAPAVMGLTKAMILEAHRLGRKLVRLDAMMLSSRMLCAVIACGTWFNASAQQGPQPIGKDHQLVQRLNAQASTSASVQARFTQEKRIKGLSQPIISEGRFAFLAPDRMRWEVSAPEPLVAVVVGKSVRMHEHGAERAATAREKQVFEGIQRLVGSLFTGTAFTEGGMQPAFFSDGDELLVELKPNQPGMKSRIDRIMLRFTGMTLLLMELRIIRPNGDVTITRFQDASQGSLLPKGIFDLP; this comes from the coding sequence ATGCTGACGCACGCTGTCACCCGCTGGCCCTTCGCGCTGCTCCATGTCATCGCCTTTGGGGGTCTGTTGCTAGGATGGTGGGGCGCTTGGCCGTTGGTGATTACGCTGGCCTTGCACCTGGCCCTGCTGGCATGGGGAAGCGCCACACCCGGCGCTGGCTTTTTCATTGTGCATGCGAGGTCGCTGCCGGATCGCGAGATCGCGCTCACGTACGACGATGGGCCTGTTCCGGAAAGGACACCTGCACTGCTCGACCTGCTGAAGCGCGAACAGGTACAGGCCACCTTCTTCTGCATTGGGGAACGCGTGGAGCGCGCGCCTGATCTGGCCAAGCGCATCGTCGATGAAGGCCATGCCATTGGCGTGCACACCCAGCGCCATGCGTGGTGGTGGGGCTTCATGCGCCCGCGCGCCGCCCGGCGCGAGATCGAACTTTGCGCAGACGCCATTGCTGCGGCCACTGGCATGCGTCCCGCGCTCATGCGGCCGCCCTTCGGAGTAACCAGCCCAGCAACCGCCCGAGCGATCCGTGATAGCGGAATGATCCCCGTGGCCTGGGACCTTCGCACCTTCGACACGGCTGTGACTAGCCGTGAATCGCTTATCGAGCGCAGCATCCCGCGGCTGAAGGGGGCTTCCATCGTGCTGATGCATGACCACGCCCCAGCTGTGATGGGCCTCACGAAGGCCATGATTCTCGAAGCGCACCGGCTTGGCAGGAAGTTGGTGAGGCTCGATGCCATGATGCTCTCTTCGCGCATGCTGTGCGCAGTGATCGCCTGCGGCACCTGGTTCAATGCCTCGGCCCAGCAGGGGCCTCAGCCCATCGGAAAGGATCACCAGTTGGTGCAGCGCTTGAATGCCCAAGCCAGCACCAGCGCTTCGGTGCAGGCCCGCTTCACGCAAGAGAAACGGATCAAGGGCCTGTCGCAGCCGATCATCAGCGAGGGCCGATTCGCGTTCCTGGCACCCGACCGCATGCGATGGGAGGTGAGTGCGCCGGAACCTTTGGTCGCCGTGGTCGTTGGCAAGAGCGTACGCATGCACGAGCATGGAGCCGAGCGTGCGGCCACGGCGCGCGAGAAACAGGTGTTCGAGGGAATCCAGCGGCTGGTGGGATCACTGTTCACCGGAACGGCCTTCACCGAGGGCGGCATGCAGCCCGCTTTCTTCAGCGATGGCGATGAGTTGCTGGTTGAACTCAAGCCCAACCAGCCGGGCATGAAGAGCAGGATCGACCGGATCATGCTGCGCTTCACCGGAATGACCTTGCTACTTATGGAACTGAGGATCATTCGGCCCAATGGCGATGTCACAATCACACGGTTCCAGGACGCCAGCCAAGGATCATTGCTGCCGAAAGGGATCTTCGACCTGCCATGA
- a CDS encoding acyl carrier protein: MSTEPTTELKQELKARIIQHLNLPGVTVESIADDTPLFGEGLGLDSIDVLELIVLMDRHYGVRISDPQEGRSVFQNVTTMAEHIMAKR, from the coding sequence ATGAGCACTGAACCGACGACTGAATTGAAGCAGGAGCTGAAAGCACGGATCATCCAGCACTTGAACCTGCCGGGTGTCACCGTGGAGAGCATCGCGGACGATACGCCCCTCTTCGGCGAAGGGCTCGGGCTCGACAGCATCGATGTGCTGGAGCTGATCGTGCTGATGGACCGCCACTACGGGGTGCGCATCAGCGACCCCCAGGAAGGCCGAAGCGTTTTCCAGAACGTGACCACGATGGCCGAACACATCATGGCCAAGCGGTGA
- a CDS encoding beta-ketoacyl-[acyl-carrier-protein] synthase family protein, with amino-acid sequence MKGPAIAITGAGAVCAIGTGAAAIAHSLSEGRSGIVPRQMKDFPVLHFGAVELSNEELAERLGLNTRAPRSRTSLLALMAAREALGPGMHTDTAVISASTVGGMDITEDLFDGWRQTRMEQARLAREHAVSAHTDAIAEAIGSQAFRSTISTACSSSANAIALGARLLQQGRARRVLAGGSDALCRFTVAGFRALSAMDPLPTRPFSPDRKGMNLGEGAAYLVLERLDDALRKGHEPLGLLAGWSNRNDAHHATATSPEGHGPFLAMQEAIARAGLVPADIDHINAHGTGTDNNDDTELRAMERLFGTVPPFTSTKALTGHTLAAAGSLEAVIALQCLRIGLVPAASSAMEPMAGHACMPVAAPLRKKIRNVLSCSFGFGGNCSAIVITQPV; translated from the coding sequence GTGAAAGGCCCGGCAATCGCGATCACCGGCGCCGGCGCGGTCTGCGCCATCGGCACGGGTGCTGCCGCGATCGCGCATTCGCTATCCGAGGGCCGGAGCGGCATCGTGCCGCGGCAGATGAAGGATTTCCCCGTCCTGCATTTCGGGGCCGTAGAGCTGAGCAACGAGGAACTCGCCGAACGCTTGGGGCTGAACACGCGTGCTCCGCGCTCGCGCACCTCGCTGCTGGCCCTTATGGCCGCGCGCGAAGCCCTGGGCCCGGGCATGCACACGGATACCGCAGTGATCAGCGCGAGCACCGTGGGCGGCATGGACATCACGGAAGACCTGTTCGATGGTTGGCGCCAAACGCGCATGGAACAAGCCAGGCTGGCGCGCGAGCATGCCGTCAGCGCGCACACCGATGCGATCGCGGAGGCGATCGGCTCGCAGGCGTTCCGATCAACGATCAGCACGGCCTGCAGCTCATCGGCCAATGCCATCGCCCTGGGCGCGCGCCTGTTGCAGCAGGGCCGCGCTCGGCGTGTGCTCGCCGGGGGCTCCGATGCGCTCTGCCGCTTCACCGTCGCAGGCTTCCGCGCGCTCAGCGCCATGGATCCCCTGCCGACCAGGCCATTCAGCCCGGACCGCAAAGGCATGAACCTCGGCGAAGGCGCTGCCTACCTGGTGCTCGAGCGACTTGATGATGCGCTTCGCAAAGGCCATGAGCCGCTCGGCCTGCTGGCCGGTTGGAGCAACCGCAACGATGCGCACCATGCCACCGCCACCTCACCCGAAGGCCACGGGCCCTTCCTGGCCATGCAGGAAGCCATCGCCCGTGCGGGGCTTGTTCCGGCGGACATCGATCACATCAACGCGCACGGCACGGGCACCGACAACAACGACGACACGGAGCTCCGCGCCATGGAGCGGCTCTTCGGAACCGTTCCGCCCTTTACCAGCACCAAGGCGCTCACCGGCCATACGCTCGCGGCGGCAGGCTCGCTCGAAGCCGTGATCGCGCTGCAATGCCTGCGCATCGGCCTGGTGCCAGCTGCTTCCTCCGCGATGGAGCCGATGGCTGGTCACGCTTGCATGCCGGTTGCGGCGCCCTTGCGCAAGAAGATCCGCAACGTGCTCAGCTGTTCCTTCGGATTCGGTGGCAATTGCTCCGCGATCGTGATCACCCAGCCTGTATGA